In Sinorhizobium mexicanum, one DNA window encodes the following:
- a CDS encoding MFS transporter, translating into MTTVVAIAPSRGSTETGALLVAGIVLATLTEAIASTVLSLGRGDIIGDTYATPDEFAWLDVGYTALKLIGFMTVPWLMSRINPLSLIIAATLAMGAACGIAAVTFRLDLLIALRMVQGFSGAALLVSGQAVIFLAYRRSRQPILQALFAMGSVVAPATIAPALQGWLLDSQSWTWIFFSIMPVALAAVGLLLIADGPMPARSARRPSDWVGFSLVSVMLFCFTYVFSQGSRWDWFEEPRILWLTVIGVAALLTFLGQQVLAKGQGLLDFTVFKSDDFLFAFIVSFVAGAALFGSAFLIPSFAVSVLAFTPTDAGQLLLPSGALFVGALLIAAFLMQVRRVPPFATVPFGILMITVAMWMLSGSTSESGAGDMMAAILLRGFGLGFLFLSITLIAFSNLDSRNLASGIGLFNTGRQLGGLAGVAALQTLIDHNVAGNVAVLGANVTAGGHAVIDRLTATAAMLAAKGMDAAAAGRAAASLLGRAVTGQSTVIAFDTAFNAVALLFVFAAPVLVAIKIGIARYAKVRAARFLDTQGCSHDPQSGAEPDGGSGAIPFFTDVSERAENRPQNDDQAQGEESTDDSDDNDVAVAFSVG; encoded by the coding sequence GTGACCACCGTCGTCGCCATCGCACCGAGCCGCGGCAGTACAGAGACAGGGGCCCTTCTCGTCGCAGGCATCGTGCTTGCCACGCTCACGGAGGCGATCGCGAGTACCGTGCTGTCGCTCGGCCGCGGTGATATCATCGGCGACACATACGCGACGCCCGATGAGTTCGCCTGGCTGGACGTCGGATACACCGCTCTGAAACTTATCGGATTCATGACCGTCCCCTGGCTGATGAGCCGTATCAATCCGCTGAGTCTGATCATCGCCGCGACGCTCGCCATGGGCGCGGCGTGCGGCATCGCTGCCGTCACGTTCCGGCTGGATTTGCTGATCGCGCTGCGCATGGTTCAGGGCTTCTCCGGCGCCGCCCTGCTCGTCAGTGGCCAGGCGGTCATTTTTCTCGCCTATCGGCGATCCCGCCAGCCCATCCTTCAAGCCCTGTTTGCGATGGGGTCCGTCGTCGCCCCCGCGACGATCGCCCCTGCCCTTCAGGGGTGGCTGCTCGATAGCCAATCCTGGACATGGATCTTCTTCAGCATCATGCCGGTCGCGCTCGCGGCTGTTGGGCTCCTGCTTATCGCGGACGGCCCGATGCCCGCCAGAAGCGCACGGCGTCCATCTGACTGGGTCGGATTCTCGCTGGTATCGGTCATGCTTTTCTGCTTCACCTACGTCTTCAGCCAGGGCAGCCGGTGGGACTGGTTCGAGGAACCACGCATCCTGTGGCTGACAGTGATCGGTGTGGCCGCTCTGCTTACATTTCTCGGTCAACAGGTGTTGGCAAAGGGCCAAGGCCTGCTCGACTTTACCGTGTTCAAGTCGGACGATTTTCTCTTCGCCTTTATCGTCAGTTTTGTCGCCGGCGCGGCATTGTTCGGGAGCGCATTCCTGATCCCGTCGTTTGCGGTGTCCGTCCTCGCCTTCACCCCCACCGATGCCGGGCAGTTGCTGTTGCCGAGCGGCGCGCTTTTTGTCGGCGCGCTCCTCATTGCCGCCTTTCTCATGCAGGTTCGCCGCGTTCCTCCGTTCGCAACCGTACCCTTTGGCATCCTGATGATCACGGTCGCGATGTGGATGCTCTCCGGATCGACCAGCGAAAGCGGCGCAGGCGACATGATGGCAGCGATCCTGTTGCGCGGGTTCGGCCTTGGCTTCCTGTTCCTGTCGATCACCCTGATCGCCTTCAGCAATCTCGACAGCCGAAACCTCGCCTCCGGGATCGGCCTCTTCAATACGGGTCGCCAGCTTGGTGGCCTTGCGGGGGTCGCCGCACTCCAGACCCTGATCGACCACAACGTCGCCGGCAATGTCGCGGTCCTCGGTGCCAATGTCACCGCAGGGGGGCACGCGGTCATCGACCGGCTGACGGCGACGGCAGCGATGCTCGCGGCGAAAGGAATGGACGCCGCGGCCGCCGGCCGGGCTGCCGCGAGCCTGCTGGGCCGAGCCGTGACAGGCCAGTCCACCGTGATCGCCTTCGACACGGCCTTCAACGCGGTCGCCCTGCTCTTTGTATTCGCCGCACCCGTGCTGGTAGCCATCAAGATCGGTATCGCCCGGTATGCGAAAGTGCGCGCGGCGCGTTTTCTCGATACGCAGGGGTGCAGCCACGACCCGCAGTCCGGCGCTGAACCCGACGGTGGCTCAGGCGCAATCCCCTTTTTCACGGACGTATCAGAACGAGCCGAAAATCGTCCCCAAAACGATGACCAGGCTCAGGGCGAGGAGAGCACCGATGATTCCGACGATAACGATGTCGCGGTAGCTTTCTCCGTGGGTTGA
- a CDS encoding patatin-like phospholipase family protein, with amino-acid sequence MPATAKAMQRVPLRVDLALQGGGAHGAFSWGVLDRLLEEPWLAIEGISGTSAGAMNAAVMAHGYAVDGAAGAREALGAFWRKVSEAARFSPFQRGPLDVLLGRWTLDHSPVFVAMDMMARVFSPYNLNPTGANPLRAILAETVDFGRLSSSPIKLFVTATNVRTGRGRVFRNGELTPDVLLASACLPTLFQAVEIDGEAYWDGGYAGNPTITPLVRECTSQDTILVQINPVERPGTPRSAREILNRVNEVSFNAVLLKELKMIALLRKVAQLEDDEGARWASMRIHRVASDTMTDLGYSSKLNAEWEFLTMLQDAGRRSADAFLAAHGDDLGHRSSLDLDILLEGV; translated from the coding sequence ATGCCGGCAACCGCGAAGGCAATGCAACGGGTCCCACTCCGCGTCGACCTTGCCCTTCAGGGCGGTGGCGCCCATGGTGCCTTTTCCTGGGGCGTGCTCGATCGCCTTCTGGAGGAACCATGGCTGGCAATCGAGGGAATTTCCGGCACCTCCGCCGGAGCCATGAACGCGGCGGTCATGGCGCACGGCTATGCCGTCGACGGCGCGGCAGGCGCCCGCGAGGCATTGGGGGCATTCTGGCGCAAGGTATCGGAGGCGGCGCGCTTCAGTCCCTTCCAGCGCGGCCCCCTCGATGTCCTGCTCGGCCGCTGGACGCTCGACCACTCACCGGTTTTCGTGGCGATGGACATGATGGCGCGGGTGTTCTCGCCTTACAATCTCAACCCCACCGGCGCCAACCCGCTCCGCGCCATACTGGCGGAGACCGTCGATTTCGGGCGGCTCTCGTCCAGTCCGATCAAGCTCTTCGTGACGGCAACGAATGTCCGCACCGGCCGCGGGCGTGTGTTCCGCAACGGCGAGCTGACGCCGGACGTGCTGCTTGCTTCCGCATGCCTGCCGACGCTGTTTCAGGCAGTCGAGATCGATGGTGAGGCCTATTGGGACGGCGGCTACGCCGGCAACCCGACGATCACGCCGCTGGTTCGCGAATGCACATCGCAGGACACCATCCTCGTGCAGATCAACCCGGTTGAAAGGCCGGGCACCCCTCGGTCCGCGCGCGAGATCCTCAACCGCGTCAATGAGGTCTCGTTCAACGCGGTCCTTCTGAAGGAACTGAAGATGATCGCCCTGCTTCGCAAGGTAGCGCAGCTGGAGGATGACGAGGGCGCGCGCTGGGCGTCGATGCGCATCCATCGGGTCGCAAGCGACACCATGACCGACCTCGGCTACTCCTCAAAGCTCAATGCGGAATGGGAGTTCCTTACCATGTTGCAAGACGCGGGGCGCAGGTCCGCCGATGCCTTCCTCGCCGCCCACGGCGACGATCTCGGCCACCGCTCATCGCTCGATCTCGATATCTTGCTGGAAGGGGTCTGA
- a CDS encoding nitrilase-related carbon-nitrogen hydrolase — protein MSTIVRAAAVQISPVLYSREGTVAKVVKKIRELGKQGVRFATFPETLVPYYPYFSFVQSALDLMHGKEHQRLLEQSVTVPSPETDAIGEAAKAASMVVSIGVNERAGGTIYNTQLLFDADGTLIQRRRKLTPTYHERLVWGQGDGSGLVAVDSAVGRIGQLACWEHFMPLARYALIADGEQIHSAMYPGSAYGQPFADKMQVSIRQHALESACFVVNATAWLYADQQAQIMKDTGCSIGPISGGCFTAIVNPEGQIIGEPITEGEGEVIADLDFALIDQRKKLMDAAGHYSRPETLSLLIDRTPAPHVHERTASSRVEFLRAAADERKTIEIV, from the coding sequence GTGAGTACCATCGTCAGAGCCGCCGCCGTGCAGATCAGCCCCGTGCTCTACAGTAGAGAGGGCACGGTCGCAAAGGTCGTGAAGAAGATCCGGGAACTCGGCAAACAGGGCGTCCGGTTCGCCACCTTCCCCGAGACGCTCGTCCCTTACTACCCCTACTTCTCTTTCGTGCAGTCGGCCCTCGACCTGATGCACGGGAAGGAGCATCAGCGGCTGCTCGAACAGTCGGTCACGGTTCCCTCTCCCGAGACCGATGCAATCGGCGAGGCTGCGAAGGCGGCGAGCATGGTGGTCTCGATTGGCGTCAATGAGCGAGCCGGTGGCACGATCTACAATACGCAGCTTCTCTTCGATGCGGACGGCACGCTGATCCAGCGCCGTCGCAAACTCACGCCCACCTACCACGAACGCCTGGTCTGGGGCCAGGGCGACGGGTCGGGCCTCGTCGCCGTCGACAGCGCCGTCGGTCGCATCGGGCAACTCGCCTGCTGGGAGCACTTCATGCCGCTGGCCCGCTATGCCCTCATCGCCGACGGCGAGCAGATCCACTCTGCGATGTACCCCGGATCGGCCTACGGCCAGCCGTTTGCGGACAAGATGCAAGTCAGCATCCGCCAGCACGCGCTCGAATCGGCCTGCTTCGTGGTCAACGCGACGGCCTGGCTTTATGCCGACCAGCAGGCCCAGATCATGAAGGATACCGGCTGCTCGATCGGACCGATCTCCGGCGGTTGCTTTACCGCCATCGTGAACCCGGAAGGCCAGATCATCGGCGAGCCGATCACGGAGGGCGAAGGCGAAGTAATCGCCGATCTCGACTTCGCCCTGATCGATCAACGCAAGAAGCTCATGGATGCGGCCGGCCACTACAGCCGTCCGGAAACGCTGAGCCTGCTTATCGACCGGACACCCGCACCTCACGTCCACGAGCGCACCGCTTCGTCGAGGGTCGAATTCCTGCGAGCGGCTGCCGACGAGCGCAAGACGATCGAGATCGTCTGA
- a CDS encoding HlyD family secretion protein — protein MAQLNKKKIVGLALCLGAVIVVAAGWAWARSTGSTSTDNAYVRGDVTSLAPKVAGYVTAVEVKDNQTVRTGDVLFRIDDRDYRARLAQAVANVDAAQARLVNADAETELQHALIRQAEAQRRSAVAELTLAIKAYDRRRELIRSNTISQAHVDESDAARTRAEASVSAASATLEAQQQRIAVLAAQREAAVAAVAQAEAARDLAQIDLESTVVRAPVGGVIGNRQVRVGRLVAPGVSLLDIVPVDDVWLVANFKETQLENIHPGQRARVIIDGYPNGTLEGVVDSFAPGSGSAFSLLPADNATGNFVRVVQRVPVKIRFASNPLAGRLVPGLSARVTVDTGSGS, from the coding sequence GTGGCGCAGCTTAACAAGAAAAAGATCGTCGGCTTGGCGCTGTGCCTCGGCGCCGTGATCGTCGTGGCGGCCGGTTGGGCCTGGGCCCGTTCGACCGGCTCGACGTCGACCGATAATGCTTATGTCCGCGGCGATGTCACCTCGCTCGCCCCAAAGGTCGCTGGCTACGTCACGGCGGTAGAAGTCAAGGACAACCAGACCGTCCGGACGGGTGACGTCCTGTTCCGGATCGACGATCGCGACTACCGCGCGCGGCTTGCGCAAGCGGTGGCCAATGTCGATGCCGCCCAGGCTCGGCTCGTCAATGCCGACGCGGAGACGGAGCTTCAGCATGCCCTCATCCGGCAGGCCGAAGCCCAGAGACGTTCGGCCGTGGCCGAGTTGACTCTGGCGATAAAAGCCTATGATCGCCGCCGCGAACTGATCCGCAGCAACACCATCAGCCAGGCCCATGTCGACGAGAGTGACGCGGCGCGAACGAGAGCCGAGGCGAGCGTGTCGGCCGCCTCCGCGACGCTGGAAGCCCAACAGCAGCGCATCGCCGTCCTTGCCGCCCAGCGCGAAGCTGCCGTCGCGGCGGTGGCGCAGGCAGAGGCGGCGCGCGATCTCGCCCAGATCGATCTCGAGAGCACAGTGGTGCGTGCGCCCGTCGGCGGCGTTATCGGCAACCGCCAGGTCCGTGTCGGCCGGCTTGTGGCGCCGGGCGTCTCCCTGCTTGATATCGTTCCGGTCGACGACGTGTGGCTCGTGGCGAATTTCAAGGAAACCCAGCTCGAAAACATACACCCCGGGCAGCGCGCCCGCGTCATCATCGACGGCTACCCGAACGGAACGCTTGAAGGCGTGGTCGACAGCTTTGCGCCCGGCAGCGGGTCCGCCTTCAGCTTGCTGCCTGCCGACAATGCAACGGGGAACTTCGTTCGCGTCGTGCAGCGGGTTCCGGTCAAGATCCGGTTTGCCAGCAATCCGCTGGCTGGGCGCCTCGTGCCGGGCCTTTCGGCGCGTGTCACCGTCGATACAGGAAGCGGCTCGTGA
- a CDS encoding cupin domain-containing protein: protein MKSTRIMAAALLIVGSGWTLNVAEAQQPGIHRTDVLEDDLGTPGREVVQVRVDIEPGAVSIKHSHPGEEVAYVLEGALEYQLEGKAPVTLRAGEALFIPDGVAHVAKNVGSSKASELATYIVTKGKPLVVPVK from the coding sequence ATGAAATCCACTCGGATCATGGCCGCTGCCCTGCTGATCGTTGGCAGCGGATGGACGCTCAATGTTGCTGAGGCGCAGCAGCCGGGAATTCATCGCACCGATGTCCTCGAGGATGATCTTGGCACTCCCGGGCGCGAGGTCGTGCAGGTGCGTGTCGACATCGAGCCGGGCGCGGTCTCGATCAAGCATTCCCATCCGGGCGAAGAGGTCGCCTATGTCCTCGAAGGCGCGCTCGAGTATCAGCTCGAGGGCAAAGCGCCGGTAACGCTGCGCGCCGGCGAGGCCCTGTTCATTCCGGACGGGGTGGCCCACGTGGCGAAGAATGTCGGCAGCAGCAAGGCCTCGGAACTCGCAACCTATATCGTCACGAAGGGCAAGCCGCTCGTCGTGCCGGTCAAGTGA
- a CDS encoding MarR family winged helix-turn-helix transcriptional regulator: MTSTEIKTAHAGVVVEVTRNCVMTRTRRISRVITGIYDHALRPHGVNASQFSLLVLIAKLGGASRAEIGRANYQDRSTLTRNLAPLLSEGWVKEMASEAGGRSRPVFISETGKELLVSAAPAWRSAQAKARELLGEEGVNAIIGVADRLPPDELEGL, encoded by the coding sequence ATGACCAGCACCGAAATCAAGACAGCCCATGCAGGCGTGGTAGTCGAAGTCACCCGCAATTGCGTGATGACGCGCACGCGTCGGATTTCGCGCGTCATAACCGGCATTTACGATCACGCACTTCGGCCGCACGGTGTCAATGCCTCGCAGTTCTCGCTGCTGGTGTTGATCGCGAAACTGGGTGGTGCAAGCCGCGCCGAGATCGGGCGGGCCAACTACCAGGACCGCTCGACGCTCACGCGCAATCTGGCGCCACTCCTGTCGGAGGGGTGGGTCAAGGAGATGGCTTCCGAAGCGGGCGGCCGGAGCCGCCCGGTCTTCATATCGGAAACGGGCAAGGAATTATTGGTTTCCGCGGCGCCTGCGTGGCGATCGGCCCAGGCCAAGGCACGGGAGTTGCTCGGCGAGGAAGGTGTCAATGCCATCATCGGCGTGGCCGACAGGCTCCCTCCTGATGAACTTGAAGGCCTTTGA
- a CDS encoding GntP family permease produces the protein MGLLGILIGLGLLIWLAFRGWSVLLLAPLGALVAALFAREPLLAHWTQTFMNSAAGFFAQFFPLFLLGALFGKLMEDSGSVTAIADFMMRRLGKDHAILAVVIAGALITYGGVSLFVAFFVLVPMAQELFRSTGVPRRLIPAAIVLGTSTFTMSAFPGTPSIQNAIPMPFFGTTPFAAPGLGIVASAIMLSFGIWWLRRVAAAARRAGEGFGEGAPATPESLASDDRLRERATVGREFDPAEIARGRHAEAGPPITVAVLPLAVVVIVNLSMALLILPALDFGFLADDRWGGISRSAVSGVWAVVTALAAAVATVVVFNFRRLPALRATMDAGANASVLPAVAVASLVGFGAVVAAMPAFEVVRDWVLGIGGGPLVSIAVATNILAALTGSASGGLTIALDALGSTYLMRAQETGLDPALLHRVAVIGAGTLDSLPHNGAVVTLLAVCGSTHGESYRDIVIVGIIGALLALSLVIVLGTIFGSF, from the coding sequence GTGGGGCTTCTCGGCATTCTGATCGGGCTCGGGCTACTGATCTGGCTCGCCTTCCGCGGCTGGAGCGTGCTGCTGCTGGCGCCGCTTGGCGCCCTCGTTGCCGCGCTCTTTGCCCGCGAACCACTGCTGGCGCATTGGACGCAGACCTTCATGAACAGCGCCGCAGGCTTTTTCGCTCAGTTCTTTCCGCTGTTCCTGCTCGGCGCACTCTTCGGCAAGCTGATGGAGGACAGCGGTTCAGTAACCGCCATTGCGGATTTCATGATGCGGCGACTGGGAAAGGACCACGCGATCCTTGCTGTCGTCATCGCCGGTGCGCTGATCACCTATGGCGGCGTCAGTCTTTTTGTCGCCTTCTTCGTCCTTGTGCCGATGGCGCAGGAGCTGTTCCGGTCGACGGGGGTCCCGCGGCGGCTGATACCTGCGGCGATCGTTCTTGGAACATCTACCTTCACCATGTCGGCGTTTCCGGGCACGCCATCGATACAGAATGCCATCCCGATGCCTTTCTTCGGTACCACGCCGTTTGCGGCGCCGGGACTCGGCATCGTCGCTTCGGCGATCATGCTTTCCTTCGGCATATGGTGGCTTCGTCGCGTCGCGGCGGCGGCGCGCAGGGCCGGCGAAGGGTTCGGGGAGGGCGCCCCCGCGACGCCCGAAAGTCTTGCTTCCGACGACCGGCTCCGCGAACGCGCCACGGTGGGCAGGGAATTCGACCCGGCCGAAATCGCACGGGGCCGCCATGCCGAGGCCGGGCCGCCAATCACGGTCGCGGTGCTGCCGCTTGCTGTGGTTGTCATCGTCAATCTCAGCATGGCGCTGTTGATCCTGCCGGCGCTTGACTTCGGGTTTCTTGCGGATGATCGCTGGGGCGGGATCTCCCGCTCCGCAGTCAGCGGTGTGTGGGCCGTCGTTACGGCGCTGGCAGCCGCGGTTGCGACAGTCGTCGTGTTTAATTTCCGGCGACTGCCGGCACTGCGCGCGACGATGGACGCAGGTGCCAACGCGTCCGTCCTCCCGGCGGTCGCCGTCGCCAGCCTGGTCGGCTTCGGAGCGGTTGTCGCGGCGATGCCCGCCTTTGAGGTCGTACGCGACTGGGTGCTCGGCATCGGTGGCGGACCTCTCGTTTCGATCGCTGTGGCCACGAATATCCTTGCGGCCCTCACCGGCTCTGCTTCCGGCGGTCTCACGATCGCCCTCGACGCGCTTGGCAGCACCTACCTGATGCGTGCGCAAGAAACGGGTCTCGACCCGGCCCTGTTGCACCGCGTCGCGGTCATCGGGGCGGGTACCCTCGATAGCCTGCCTCACAACGGGGCAGTCGTTACCCTTTTGGCTGTCTGCGGCTCAACCCACGGAGAAAGCTACCGCGACATCGTTATCGTCGGAATCATCGGTGCTCTCCTCGCCCTGAGCCTGGTCATCGTTTTGGGGACGATTTTCGGCTCGTTCTGA
- a CDS encoding response regulator transcription factor — protein sequence MFNSKSVVAVVDDDQRVLDSLQDLLESAGYTVRAFSSAHTLLDSTALPEIDCLITDIGMPGMDGFELKRLMSERRPGLPVILITGRHEIPEPQEAKHNRFFRKPFDGQALLAAISDALSGKANSP from the coding sequence ATGTTCAACTCAAAGTCCGTGGTGGCGGTCGTCGATGATGACCAGCGCGTGCTCGATTCGCTCCAGGATCTTCTCGAGTCGGCCGGGTACACCGTACGGGCATTCTCGTCGGCCCATACTCTTCTGGACAGCACTGCTTTGCCGGAGATCGATTGTCTGATCACCGACATTGGCATGCCTGGCATGGACGGCTTCGAATTGAAGCGCCTGATGAGCGAGAGGCGTCCCGGCTTGCCGGTGATCCTGATCACCGGCCGCCACGAGATCCCTGAGCCGCAGGAGGCAAAGCACAACCGGTTCTTTCGCAAGCCTTTCGACGGGCAGGCGTTGCTCGCAGCGATCAGTGACGCCCTTTCTGGAAAGGCGAACTCGCCATAA
- a CDS encoding SDR family NAD(P)-dependent oxidoreductase codes for MTTISANERPILVTGAAGDLGGIGRNVTEMLLAKGKKVRALVRKEDVRAESLRRLGAEVVQGDLTDLRSMHRAMEGVSRIYFGMSVSPAYLEATVNTAAVARHHGVEAFVNMSQMTVTQMSITETTASPQHKLHWLAEQALAWSGLPVVTVRPTVFLEGFFLRLAAAGVKQRDELALPLGDSKTSPVSAVDVARAVSIILDDPAPHIGKIYNLTGYESANLEHYARVFSEALGRKITYRNVPLARWIEALRGLGVPDHLASHLSVMSKLHAEDRYDRMTDDLFKLTGRTPTSVYDFVKLHAAEFTQREASA; via the coding sequence ATGACCACGATATCCGCGAATGAAAGGCCGATCCTGGTAACGGGAGCGGCCGGCGACCTTGGCGGCATCGGCCGCAACGTCACCGAAATGCTGCTGGCCAAGGGCAAGAAGGTGCGGGCGCTGGTGCGCAAGGAGGACGTGCGTGCGGAGAGCCTGAGGCGGCTCGGCGCGGAAGTCGTGCAGGGAGACCTGACCGATCTTCGATCGATGCACCGCGCCATGGAGGGCGTTTCCCGCATTTACTTCGGAATGTCCGTTTCGCCGGCCTATCTCGAAGCGACCGTCAACACGGCCGCCGTGGCGCGGCACCACGGCGTCGAAGCATTCGTAAACATGTCGCAGATGACGGTGACGCAGATGAGCATCACCGAAACCACCGCCAGCCCACAGCACAAGCTACACTGGCTTGCCGAACAGGCCCTGGCCTGGTCGGGGCTTCCGGTCGTGACCGTGCGCCCGACGGTGTTCCTTGAAGGCTTTTTCCTGCGGCTAGCCGCCGCAGGCGTCAAGCAGCGCGACGAGCTGGCACTGCCGCTCGGCGACAGCAAGACCTCGCCGGTCTCGGCCGTCGACGTGGCGCGCGCCGTCTCGATCATCCTCGACGATCCGGCGCCTCACATCGGCAAGATCTACAATCTGACCGGTTACGAGTCGGCGAACCTGGAACATTATGCACGAGTGTTCTCCGAGGCATTGGGCCGCAAGATAACCTATCGCAACGTCCCGCTTGCCCGCTGGATCGAGGCGCTGCGCGGCTTGGGTGTCCCTGATCACCTTGCCAGCCACCTTTCCGTGATGTCGAAGCTACACGCGGAAGACCGGTACGACCGCATGACCGACGACCTGTTCAAGCTCACAGGCAGAACGCCGACGAGCGTGTATGACTTCGTCAAGCTCCATGCCGCTGAATTCACGCAGCGTGAAGCTTCGGCCTGA
- a CDS encoding MASE1 domain-containing protein yields the protein MMSVWLHRPRFLHLGLFIVAYVLASGFAQLLALVPGTGISIWPPSGLFMATLILASRPSWPWWVLGGFLAELSGNLLWFHNPLPVACLIFAGNALEAVAGAWLVNRACGRPVRLETLEEVLALVALGAGVAPVVSATVGSATLAWFGIQSFATAWPLWWIGDATGVLIVAPLALVVFQNWGSDAHLSVARWIEAGVLALIFLSIAALSLSGYLPFAYIIMPPLLWAATRFEFKGAAVALALLALITAGFTIIGASQFAGDPASQKEKQIMLQLFLAISAFSALIVAAISRQHQLATLTLRQSERSLRELVETLPALIWCAAPDGKPIYFSQQFSGFIGFNVEDKDVAGTSRLTSVLNAIIHPDDLATVGKLLAHSLATGEPYAQNHRLRRFDGEYRWVEMRAAAMRSDDGAIVQWNGVCLDIEDQVRARDELRLSQENLARASQAASLAELSASIAHEVNQPLAAVMANSHACQRWLMAEPPNIERAQKRLERIIQDASSAADVVSHTRALFKHSIETRTSTTLASVIADARNLMVEEATRRRVRMDVEVESNLPLVALDRVQIQQVLINLIRNGMDAMDSTAGERVFGIRVRRIGDVIQTEISDRGPGVAFPDRIFEPFFTTKEHGMGMGLAICRSIVESHGGRLWAENNEPHGATFIFTLPVHVTMEATASYAAGNRGRAL from the coding sequence ATGATGAGCGTCTGGTTGCACCGCCCTCGATTCCTGCATCTCGGGCTTTTCATCGTCGCGTATGTGCTGGCCAGCGGATTTGCCCAGTTGCTCGCACTTGTGCCGGGAACCGGTATTTCCATTTGGCCTCCGAGCGGGCTTTTCATGGCTACCCTTATCCTCGCCTCCAGGCCGAGCTGGCCCTGGTGGGTACTGGGAGGCTTTCTGGCTGAACTCTCTGGCAACCTCTTGTGGTTCCACAATCCGCTGCCCGTCGCCTGCCTGATCTTTGCCGGCAACGCTCTGGAGGCGGTGGCCGGCGCGTGGCTCGTGAACCGGGCCTGCGGACGGCCCGTTCGGCTGGAAACCTTGGAGGAAGTTCTCGCCCTGGTCGCGCTGGGGGCTGGAGTTGCGCCTGTCGTAAGCGCGACGGTGGGAAGTGCGACGCTCGCATGGTTTGGCATACAATCCTTCGCCACGGCCTGGCCCCTATGGTGGATCGGAGACGCCACCGGGGTCCTGATTGTAGCGCCATTGGCGCTGGTCGTATTCCAGAACTGGGGCAGTGACGCCCATCTCTCGGTCGCGCGATGGATAGAGGCTGGCGTCCTGGCGCTGATCTTTCTCAGTATCGCCGCCCTTTCCTTGAGCGGTTATCTGCCCTTCGCCTACATCATCATGCCGCCCCTGCTTTGGGCCGCGACGCGGTTTGAGTTCAAAGGCGCAGCCGTCGCCTTGGCCCTCCTCGCTCTGATCACCGCGGGGTTCACAATAATCGGTGCGAGCCAATTTGCCGGCGATCCTGCGTCCCAGAAAGAAAAGCAGATCATGCTGCAGCTTTTTCTGGCCATCTCGGCATTCTCGGCGCTCATCGTGGCCGCCATATCCCGGCAGCACCAGCTGGCGACGCTCACATTGCGCCAGAGCGAGCGCTCGCTCAGAGAGCTCGTCGAGACGCTGCCGGCGCTCATCTGGTGTGCAGCGCCGGACGGCAAGCCCATATACTTCAGTCAGCAATTTAGTGGCTTCATCGGTTTCAACGTCGAGGACAAGGATGTCGCCGGCACCTCACGCCTCACGAGCGTGCTGAACGCGATCATTCATCCGGACGATCTTGCCACGGTAGGCAAGCTGCTCGCGCACTCCTTGGCCACTGGTGAACCCTACGCGCAGAACCACCGCCTGCGTCGCTTCGACGGCGAATACCGGTGGGTTGAAATGCGTGCAGCCGCAATGCGCAGTGACGACGGCGCGATCGTGCAATGGAACGGCGTCTGCCTCGATATTGAGGATCAGGTCCGTGCACGGGATGAATTGCGCCTGTCCCAGGAAAATCTCGCCCGCGCGAGCCAGGCGGCGAGCCTTGCCGAACTCTCCGCGTCCATCGCGCACGAGGTCAACCAACCTTTGGCGGCTGTCATGGCGAACTCGCATGCCTGCCAACGCTGGCTTATGGCCGAACCTCCAAATATCGAACGGGCGCAGAAGAGGCTGGAGCGCATCATCCAGGATGCGAGCTCGGCAGCGGATGTCGTCAGCCACACCCGCGCCCTGTTCAAGCATTCCATAGAAACGAGGACCAGCACAACGCTCGCCAGCGTCATTGCAGACGCGCGTAACCTCATGGTCGAGGAGGCGACCCGCCGCCGCGTTCGTATGGATGTTGAGGTCGAAAGCAACCTTCCACTTGTGGCCTTGGATCGCGTCCAGATCCAGCAGGTTCTGATCAATCTCATCCGCAACGGCATGGATGCGATGGATTCCACTGCAGGCGAGAGGGTCTTTGGAATACGTGTGCGCCGGATCGGGGATGTGATCCAGACCGAAATCAGTGACCGCGGCCCCGGCGTCGCGTTTCCGGACAGGATATTCGAACCGTTCTTTACAACCAAAGAGCACGGGATGGGCATGGGGCTCGCAATCTGTCGTTCGATCGTAGAGTCCCACGGCGGACGATTATGGGCGGAGAACAACGAACCGCATGGGGCGACGTTTATCTTCACGCTGCCGGTTCACGTGACGATGGAAGCGACGGCCTCCTATGCCGCAGGCAATCGGGGTCGTGCCCTTTGA